The Mucilaginibacter rubeus genomic interval ACGTTTTCCGTATTCATCACCATACTTGCCGTAGTGGAGCTGGCTCTTTACCTGGGCATTGTTTCGCCTCATTTTAAAATGGATAATTACCTTACTAATCCTATGCCATTTGGATGGGCGGGGGTATTTGCGGCGCTACCTTTTGCTGTTTGGTTTTATTTGGCCATTGAGGGTGTTGCCATGGTTGCCGAAGAAGTAGAGAATCCGAAAAGAAACATTCCCCGCGGCTACATTTCGGCTATAATAACCCTTGTAGTGTTGGCCTTAGGTGTGATGATTATTACCGGCGGACTTACCGATTGGCGCAAACTAAGTCATTTAGATTATCCGCTACCCGAAGCCATCGGCATAGTATTGGGAAAGGGTAACGGCTTAACCAAAATATTTGCCAGCATAGGTTTGTTTGGCCTGATAGCTTCACTGCACGGGATCATCCTTGCGTCGTCAAGGCAGGTTTTCGCGATGGCACGCAGCGGTTATTTGCCGAGTATGCTGTCAGATATTAACCACAGGTTCCAAACCCCGCATTGGGCGCTGGTGGTGAGCGGAGTGGTAAGTTCTATCTTCATTTATAAATTTAAAACAGATCAGATCATCATGCTGTCGGTACTTGGCGCGGTAGTGATGTACATTATGAGCATGCTGAGCCTGTTTATACTCCGTAAAAAGGAGCCTCGTTTAAGCCGGCCATTTTTGGCCCCGGCATACCCGGTTTTCCCGGCAATTGCTTTAGTGATTTGTGTGGTTTGTTTGATAGCAACCATATACTTTAACCCGGATATGAGCCTCATTTTTGGAGGCGGACTGGTAATTGTGCTGTTAATTTTTGTAGCGATGGGCAAACATAAAGTTGCCCTAACCGAAGATATGATGAGCGCACCAATAGAAGAAGTCATTAATCATTGAGTCATTAGGTCATTTGCTTATCCGCTTTGTGAATAATGACCGACGACTAATTATATAATGTGAATAGTCGTTATATAAAATGACTTAATGACCCAATGACATAATGATACAAGAGAATGTACCGCCACAATATACATCACCGGGTTTATAAGTTCCCTGATCTTAAAGCATTGTTGGGGAAAGCGTCGCCTTATCGCTCGGGCGATGAGCTGGCCGGGCTTTGTGCCGGTGGATATGAAGAACGTGTGGCCGCTCAGATCACCCTGGCCGATGTACCGCTCAAAAACTTTTTGAATGAGGTAGTGATCCCGTATGAGGACGATGAAATTACCCGACTCATTATTGACGATCATGACGAAATTGCCTTCAGCCATATCAGCCATTTAACCGTTGGTGAACTGCGCGACTGGCTATTAAGTGATGAAACGGATTGCGCCACTTTAACGACTATAGCTCCCGGCTTAACACCGGAGATGGTGGCTGCAGTATCCAAACTGATGCGCAACCAGGATCTGATTGCCATGGCCAATAAGTGCCAGGTAGTTACCCGTTTTCGTAATACCATAGGCTTAAAAGGGCATTTCAGTACCCGTTTGCAACCTAACCACCCTACGGATGATCCACGGGGAGTGGCTGCCAGTATTATTGATGGTTTGTTATTTGGCAGCGGTGACGCTGTTATTGGCATTAACCCTGCAACTGATAGCCCGGCGGCGGTAAGCAATCTGTTGACGCTTATGGATGAGTTACGCCACCGGTTTGAGATTCCGACTCAAACCTGCGTGCTAAGCCATATTACCACAACATTACAGTTGGTTAACGAAGGTGCGCCGGTTGATCTCTGTTTTCAGTCTATAGCTGGTACCGAAAAAGCCAACGCCAGTTTTGGGGTAAATTTGAGTTTGATTGAGGAAGCATACCAGGCAACGTTATCATTGAAGCGGGGTACAGTGGGTAATAACGTGATGTATTTTGAAACGGGGCAGGGTAGCGCTTTATCTGCCAATGCCAATTTCGGAGTAGATCAGCAAACTTGCGAGGTGAGGGCTTATGCTGTTGCCCGTAAGTTTAATCCTTTACTGGTTAATACGGTGGTAGGCTTTATTGGGCCGGAGTATTTATATGATGGCAAACAGATCATCCGTGCTGCACTTGAAGATCATTTTTGCGGCAAGCTTTTAGGTTTGCCGATGGGGGTCGATGTATGCTATACCAACCATGCCGAAGCCGATCAGGATGATATGGATAACCTGCTTACCCTGTTAGGAGTAGCGGGCTGCAACTTTGTTATGGGCATTCCCGGCTCGGATGATATTATGCTTAATTACCAGTCTACTTCATTTCATGATGCTTTATACCTGCGCAAAGTTTTGAGCTTGAAGCCAGCACCCGAGTTTGAGCATTGGTTGATAAAGCAGGGAATTGTTGATGAAAGGGGGAATATGCTGCCTGTGAGCGAGCATGGCTTGTTGGGAGGATTTTGATCAAAGGTAAAAGGAAGAAGAAAATAGGTCATTGCGAGGTACGAAGCAATCGCACGCTATACAGAGCGGCTTTGCTTACGTGCGGTTGCCACGCTTCGCTCGCAATGACATGATTTATAAATACTACTGTAGAATAACATAAATGAAACGAAACATCCCACAGGAAATTGAGCCATTAAAAGCTTTGCAGGAGTTTACTTCGGCAAGGATTGCTATTGGCCGCGTGGGAACAAGTATCCCGCTAAAGCAATCGCTTGAATTTAAGCTGGCTCATGCACATGCGCGGGATGCCGTATATTCCGAGTTGGATTTAGGTAAGCTAACCGATACCCTTAAACATTTCGGGCTGCCCGTTTTGCATCTACAAAGTAAGGTAACCGACCGGCGGCAATATCTGCAACGGCCAGATCTTGGTCGCAGGCTTAATGAGGTTTCATTAAATGAATT includes:
- the eat gene encoding ethanolamine permease, which translates into the protein MAETSTEHLKRVLKPIHLWAIAVGLVISGEYFGWNLGWAVSGTIGLLIATLVITLMYITFIFSYTELTASIPHAGGAFAYAYRAMGPFGGLIAGYATLVDFLVATPAVAVSLGSYLHFLYPAIPITEAAMGFNVFFILLNMLGVKESATFSVFITILAVVELALYLGIVSPHFKMDNYLTNPMPFGWAGVFAALPFAVWFYLAIEGVAMVAEEVENPKRNIPRGYISAIITLVVLALGVMIITGGLTDWRKLSHLDYPLPEAIGIVLGKGNGLTKIFASIGLFGLIASLHGIILASSRQVFAMARSGYLPSMLSDINHRFQTPHWALVVSGVVSSIFIYKFKTDQIIMLSVLGAVVMYIMSMLSLFILRKKEPRLSRPFLAPAYPVFPAIALVICVVCLIATIYFNPDMSLIFGGGLVIVLLIFVAMGKHKVALTEDMMSAPIEEVINH
- a CDS encoding ethanolamine ammonia-lyase subunit EutB, which gives rise to MYRHNIHHRVYKFPDLKALLGKASPYRSGDELAGLCAGGYEERVAAQITLADVPLKNFLNEVVIPYEDDEITRLIIDDHDEIAFSHISHLTVGELRDWLLSDETDCATLTTIAPGLTPEMVAAVSKLMRNQDLIAMANKCQVVTRFRNTIGLKGHFSTRLQPNHPTDDPRGVAASIIDGLLFGSGDAVIGINPATDSPAAVSNLLTLMDELRHRFEIPTQTCVLSHITTTLQLVNEGAPVDLCFQSIAGTEKANASFGVNLSLIEEAYQATLSLKRGTVGNNVMYFETGQGSALSANANFGVDQQTCEVRAYAVARKFNPLLVNTVVGFIGPEYLYDGKQIIRAALEDHFCGKLLGLPMGVDVCYTNHAEADQDDMDNLLTLLGVAGCNFVMGIPGSDDIMLNYQSTSFHDALYLRKVLSLKPAPEFEHWLIKQGIVDERGNMLPVSEHGLLGGF